The proteins below are encoded in one region of Micromonospora sp. DSM 45708:
- the pdxT gene encoding pyridoxal 5'-phosphate synthase glutaminase subunit PdxT: MTVPVIGVLALQGDVREHVAALAGAGADARPVRRPGELDAVDGLVVPGGESTTISKLVDIFEMREPIDKRIADGMPVYGSCAGMIMLATEVLDGRPDQRGFAGIEMTVRRNAFGRQVDSFEAPVAIAGVDGDAFHAVFIRAPWVERVGAGVEVLGRVTDGPAADRIVAVRQGNLLATSFHPELTGDLRLHRLFVDLVRAAS, encoded by the coding sequence GTGACCGTACCCGTGATCGGGGTGCTGGCCCTCCAGGGCGACGTGCGCGAGCATGTCGCGGCGCTGGCCGGCGCGGGCGCCGACGCCCGGCCGGTCCGCCGGCCGGGCGAGCTGGACGCGGTCGACGGCCTGGTGGTGCCCGGCGGCGAGTCGACCACGATCAGCAAGCTGGTGGACATCTTCGAGATGCGCGAGCCGATCGACAAGCGGATCGCCGACGGCATGCCGGTCTACGGCTCCTGCGCCGGCATGATCATGCTGGCCACCGAGGTGCTGGACGGCCGTCCCGACCAGCGCGGTTTCGCCGGCATCGAGATGACCGTGCGGCGCAACGCGTTCGGCCGTCAGGTCGACTCGTTCGAGGCGCCGGTGGCGATCGCCGGGGTCGACGGCGACGCGTTCCACGCGGTGTTCATCCGCGCGCCGTGGGTGGAGCGCGTCGGCGCGGGCGTGGAGGTGCTCGGCCGGGTCACCGACGGCCCGGCCGCCGACCGGATCGTCGCGGTCCGCCAGGGAAACCTGCTGGCCACCTCGTTCCATCCGGAGCTGACCGGCGACCTGCGGCTGCACCGGCTCTTCGTGGACCTCGTCCGGGCCGCTTCCTGA
- a CDS encoding HIT family protein: MTGVERHADSGLADGLDRLWTPHRMTYISGDDRPEGGYEKPTGCPFCLAPGRPPEESLVVARGEHVFAVLNLYPYNPGHLLICPYRHVADYTELDAPETTELAAFTKDAMRVVRRTSSAHGFNLGMNQGGVAGAGIAAHLHQHVVPRWGGDANFMPVIGRTKVLPQLLADTRELLAAAWPAA, encoded by the coding sequence GTGACAGGGGTGGAGCGGCACGCGGACAGTGGCCTGGCGGACGGGCTGGACCGGCTCTGGACGCCGCACCGGATGACCTACATCTCCGGCGACGACCGGCCCGAGGGCGGGTACGAGAAGCCGACCGGCTGCCCGTTCTGCCTGGCCCCGGGCCGGCCGCCGGAGGAGAGCCTGGTGGTCGCCCGGGGCGAGCACGTCTTCGCGGTGCTCAACCTCTACCCGTACAACCCGGGCCACCTGCTGATCTGCCCCTACCGGCACGTGGCCGACTACACCGAGCTGGACGCGCCGGAGACGACCGAGTTGGCCGCGTTCACCAAGGACGCCATGCGGGTGGTCCGGCGCACCTCCAGCGCGCACGGGTTCAACCTGGGCATGAACCAGGGCGGCGTGGCCGGCGCGGGCATCGCCGCTCACCTGCACCAGCACGTGGTGCCGCGCTGGGGCGGTGACGCCAACTTCATGCCGGTCATCGGCCGCACCAAGGTGCTGCCGCAGTTGCTCGCCGACACCCGCGAGCTGCTCGCCGCGGCGTGGCCGGCGGCCTGA
- a CDS encoding phosphatidylinositol mannoside acyltransferase: MNLTEAGYVAGWRVIRALPRPVAAAAFRAGADRAHRKDGGGTRRLRANLRRVVGPELPDAELDALVRAGLRSYARYWLEAFRLPGLSRAEILAGFRLDGAEKLAADVAAGRGAVVALPHAGNWDAAGAWVAATGWPITTVAERLKPEGVYERFVAFREGLGMEILPTHGGPRPAFDVLVDRLRAGAVVPLLADRDLSARGVEVDFFGGRTRMPAGPALLALRTGAPLYVASMWYEPDAPCASIEGPLALPEEDSAPLDARVRVVTQRIADGLAAGIARHPQDWHMLQRMWLDQGPAGAPASAQPPATTGTV, encoded by the coding sequence GTGAACCTCACCGAGGCGGGCTACGTCGCGGGCTGGCGCGTGATCCGCGCGCTGCCCCGGCCCGTCGCGGCCGCGGCCTTCCGGGCGGGCGCCGACCGCGCCCACCGCAAGGACGGCGGGGGTACGCGTCGACTGCGCGCCAACCTGCGCCGGGTGGTCGGTCCGGAGCTGCCCGACGCGGAGCTGGACGCGCTGGTGCGCGCCGGCCTGCGCTCGTACGCCCGCTACTGGCTGGAGGCGTTCCGGCTGCCCGGCCTGAGCCGGGCGGAGATCCTCGCCGGGTTCCGCCTGGACGGCGCGGAGAAGCTCGCCGCCGACGTGGCGGCCGGGCGGGGCGCGGTGGTGGCGTTGCCGCACGCCGGCAACTGGGACGCCGCCGGCGCCTGGGTGGCGGCCACCGGCTGGCCGATCACCACGGTCGCCGAGCGGCTCAAGCCGGAGGGCGTCTACGAGCGGTTCGTCGCGTTCCGGGAGGGGCTGGGGATGGAGATCCTGCCCACCCACGGTGGCCCGCGCCCGGCGTTCGACGTCCTGGTGGACCGGCTGCGGGCCGGCGCGGTGGTGCCGCTGCTCGCCGACCGGGACCTCTCCGCCCGGGGCGTGGAGGTGGACTTCTTCGGCGGCCGGACCCGGATGCCGGCCGGCCCGGCGCTGCTGGCGCTGCGCACCGGCGCGCCGCTCTACGTGGCCTCGATGTGGTACGAGCCGGACGCCCCCTGCGCCTCGATCGAGGGTCCGCTGGCGCTGCCGGAGGAGGACAGCGCGCCGCTGGACGCCCGGGTCCGGGTGGTGACCCAGCGGATAGCCGACGGTCTGGCGGCGGGCATCGCCCGGCATCCGCAAGACTGGCACATGTTGCAGCGGATGTGGCTGGACCAGGGACCGGCCGGGGCGCCGGCGTCGGCGCAGCCGCCGGCCACCACCGGGACGGTCTAG
- a CDS encoding glycosyltransferase family 4 protein — translation MRIGIVCPYSFDVPGGVQNHVMDLAEALLGLGHEVSVLAPADEDATLPPYVVSAGRAVPLPYNGSVARIAFGPVSTARVRRWINRGDFDVLHVHEPLTPSLSMLAVLCARGPVVATFHTAMTRSRVLSAAQGVLQILLERITARIAVSALARKVQVEHMDGGAVEIPNGVAVAKFVGVEPLPGWPGECAPGTGGTLGFLGRFTEPRKGFPILRDAFVALAPHRPGLRLLVAGPGDADELFGRFPAELRDRVTFLGLVSEADKARMLRSVHLYVAPNTGGESFGMILTEALAAGTAVVASDLDAFRRVLDGGRAGRLFPTGDADGLRTVLTELLDDAGQRSGLAAAGDQVVANFDWPVVARRVLEVYAAAIEATDGRVMDQEWAGLG, via the coding sequence ATGCGGATCGGCATCGTCTGCCCGTACTCCTTCGACGTGCCGGGCGGCGTGCAGAACCACGTCATGGACCTGGCCGAGGCGCTGCTCGGGCTGGGCCACGAGGTGAGCGTGCTGGCCCCGGCCGACGAGGACGCGACGCTGCCGCCGTACGTGGTGTCGGCGGGGCGGGCGGTGCCGCTGCCGTACAACGGGTCGGTGGCGCGGATCGCGTTCGGCCCGGTCTCCACCGCCCGGGTGCGCCGCTGGATCAACCGGGGCGACTTCGACGTGCTGCACGTGCACGAGCCGCTCACCCCGAGCCTGTCGATGCTGGCGGTGCTCTGCGCCCGTGGCCCGGTGGTGGCCACGTTCCACACCGCGATGACCCGGTCCCGGGTGCTCTCCGCGGCGCAGGGCGTGCTCCAGATCCTGCTGGAACGGATCACCGCCCGGATCGCGGTCAGCGCGCTCGCCCGCAAGGTGCAGGTCGAGCACATGGACGGCGGCGCGGTGGAGATCCCGAACGGTGTGGCGGTGGCGAAGTTCGTCGGCGTCGAGCCGCTGCCCGGCTGGCCGGGGGAGTGCGCGCCGGGCACCGGCGGCACGCTCGGCTTCCTGGGCCGGTTCACCGAGCCGCGCAAGGGCTTCCCGATCCTGCGCGACGCGTTCGTGGCGCTCGCCCCGCACCGCCCGGGGCTGCGCCTGCTGGTGGCCGGGCCGGGTGACGCCGACGAGCTGTTCGGCCGGTTCCCGGCCGAGCTGCGCGACCGGGTCACGTTCCTCGGCCTGGTCTCCGAGGCGGACAAGGCGCGCATGCTGCGCAGCGTGCACCTCTACGTCGCACCGAACACCGGCGGGGAGTCGTTCGGGATGATCCTCACCGAGGCGCTCGCCGCCGGGACCGCGGTGGTCGCCAGCGACCTGGACGCGTTCCGCCGGGTGCTCGACGGCGGGCGGGCCGGGCGGCTGTTCCCGACCGGGGACGCGGACGGCCTGCGGACCGTGCTGACCGAGCTGCTCGACGACGCCGGCCAGCGGTCCGGGTTGGCCGCCGCCGGCGACCAGGTGGTGGCGAATTTCGACTGGCCCGTGGTTGCCCGCCGCGTTCTGGAGGTATACGCAGCCGCGATCGAGGCCACCGACGGCCGGGTCATGGACCAGGAGTGGGCGGGGCTGGGCTGA
- a CDS encoding elongation factor G-like protein EF-G2 translates to MAQKSHEKGVTGGAPVVTEPGRVRNVVLVGHSGAGKTTLVEALLAASGTIGRAGAVTEGTTVCDHDPAAVRQQRSVSLACAPLTHRDVKVNLLDTPGYGDFVGELRAGLRAADAALFVVSAVDGMDAATAALWEECAAVDMPRAVAVSRLDHPRADFDEAVALCQRVFGDNVLPLYLPMLGDDGESVAGLMGLITRRVFDYSGGLPPAVREPDPEHLPAIQEARDELIEGIIAESEDETLMDRYLGGEEIDPEVLIADLETAVARGHFYPVVPVCAETGVGLDALLDGLVSAFPSPLEHDLPAVTGLDGSPRPPLTCDPDGPLVAEVVKTTVDRHVGRVSLVRVFSGTLRPDQVVHVSGHGLAERGHPDHDADERVGHVYSPLGATLREVPVCVAGDLCAITKSGSAETGDTVSAKDDPLLIAPWDMPEPLLPVAIAARSRADEDALARNLSRLVAGDPTLRLERNPETHQLVLWCMGEAHADVVLDRLRGGGVELDTEPVRVALRETFTAASRGHGRHVKQSGGHGQYAVCDIEVEPLPRGTGFEFVDRVVGGAVPHNYIPSVEKGVRAQMERGLLAGFPVVDLRVTLVDGKAHSVDSSDAAFQTAGALALRDAAEKGRPTLLEPVDEIVVRVPDSSVGAVMGDLSGRRGRVLGTEPDPDAEGRTLVRAEVPATELLRYAVELRAMTAGTGTFRREFARHDPMPPHLADQAVKEATPHP, encoded by the coding sequence ATGGCGCAGAAGAGTCACGAGAAGGGTGTCACCGGCGGCGCGCCGGTGGTGACCGAGCCCGGCAGGGTTCGCAACGTGGTGCTCGTCGGGCACTCCGGCGCGGGCAAGACCACGCTGGTCGAGGCGCTGCTCGCGGCCAGCGGCACGATCGGCCGGGCCGGCGCCGTCACCGAGGGCACCACGGTCTGCGACCACGATCCGGCGGCCGTCCGCCAGCAGCGCTCGGTGAGCCTGGCCTGCGCCCCGCTGACCCACCGCGACGTCAAGGTCAACCTGCTGGACACGCCCGGCTACGGCGACTTCGTCGGCGAGCTGCGCGCCGGGCTGCGCGCCGCCGACGCCGCACTGTTCGTGGTCTCCGCGGTGGACGGGATGGACGCCGCCACCGCCGCGCTCTGGGAGGAGTGCGCCGCGGTGGACATGCCGCGCGCCGTGGCGGTCTCCCGGCTGGACCACCCGCGTGCCGACTTCGACGAGGCGGTGGCGCTCTGCCAGCGCGTCTTCGGCGACAACGTGCTCCCGCTCTACCTGCCGATGCTGGGTGACGACGGTGAGTCGGTCGCCGGCCTGATGGGCCTGATCACCCGCCGGGTGTTCGACTACTCCGGCGGGCTGCCGCCGGCGGTGCGCGAGCCGGACCCGGAGCACCTGCCGGCCATCCAGGAGGCCCGCGACGAGCTGATCGAGGGGATCATCGCGGAGAGCGAGGACGAGACCCTGATGGACCGCTACCTCGGCGGTGAGGAAATCGACCCCGAGGTGCTCATCGCCGACCTGGAGACGGCGGTCGCCCGCGGCCACTTCTACCCGGTGGTGCCGGTCTGCGCGGAGACCGGCGTCGGCCTGGACGCGCTGCTCGACGGCCTGGTCTCGGCGTTCCCGTCGCCGCTGGAGCACGACCTGCCGGCGGTCACCGGGCTGGACGGCTCGCCCCGACCGCCGCTGACCTGCGACCCGGACGGCCCGCTGGTCGCCGAGGTGGTCAAGACGACGGTGGACCGGCACGTCGGGCGCGTCTCGCTGGTCCGGGTCTTCTCCGGCACGCTCCGCCCCGATCAGGTGGTCCACGTGTCCGGGCACGGCCTGGCCGAGCGCGGCCACCCCGACCACGACGCCGACGAGCGGGTCGGGCACGTCTACAGCCCGCTCGGCGCGACGCTGCGCGAGGTCCCGGTGTGCGTGGCCGGCGACCTCTGCGCGATCACCAAGTCGGGCAGCGCGGAGACCGGCGACACCGTCTCCGCCAAGGACGATCCGCTGCTGATCGCGCCCTGGGACATGCCCGAGCCGCTGCTGCCGGTGGCGATCGCGGCGCGCAGCCGGGCCGACGAGGACGCGCTGGCCCGCAACCTGTCCCGGCTGGTCGCCGGCGACCCGACGCTGCGCCTGGAACGCAACCCGGAGACCCACCAGTTGGTGCTCTGGTGCATGGGCGAGGCGCACGCCGACGTGGTGCTCGACCGGCTGCGCGGCGGCGGCGTCGAGCTGGACACCGAGCCGGTCCGGGTGGCGCTGCGGGAGACGTTCACCGCAGCCTCCCGGGGGCACGGCCGGCACGTCAAGCAGTCCGGCGGCCACGGCCAGTACGCCGTCTGCGACATCGAGGTGGAACCGCTGCCCCGGGGCACCGGGTTCGAGTTCGTCGACCGGGTGGTCGGCGGCGCGGTCCCGCACAACTACATCCCGTCGGTGGAGAAGGGCGTCCGGGCGCAGATGGAACGCGGCCTGCTCGCCGGCTTCCCGGTGGTGGACCTGCGGGTGACGCTCGTCGACGGCAAGGCGCACAGCGTCGACTCGTCCGACGCCGCGTTCCAGACCGCGGGCGCGCTGGCGCTGCGGGACGCCGCCGAGAAGGGGCGGCCGACGCTGCTGGAACCGGTCGACGAGATCGTCGTCCGGGTGCCCGACTCCTCGGTCGGCGCGGTCATGGGCGACCTGTCCGGCCGGCGCGGCCGGGTCCTCGGCACCGAGCCCGACCCGGACGCCGAGGGCCGGACGCTGGTGCGCGCCGAGGTGCCGGCCACCGAACTGCTGCGGTACGCGGTCGAGCTGCGCGCGATGACCGCCGGCACCGGCACGTTCCGCCGCGAGTTCGCCCGCCACGACCCGATGCCCCCACACCTGGCCGACCAGGCCGTAAAGGAAGCCACCCCCCACCCCTGA
- the pdxS gene encoding pyridoxal 5'-phosphate synthase lyase subunit PdxS, whose product MAEMLKGGVIMDVVTPEQAKIAEDAGAVAVMALERVPADIRAQGGVSRMSDPDMIDGIISAVSIPVMAKARIGHFVEAQVLQALGVDYVDESEVLTPADYANHIDKWAFTVPFVCGATNLGEALRRITEGAAMIRSKGEAGTGDVSNATTHMRKIRQEIRRLQTLPADELFVAAKELQAPYELVKEVAERGKLPVVLFTAGGIATPADAAMMMQLGAEGVFVGSGIFKSGNPAQRAAAIVKATTFHDDPDVLAKVSRGLGEAMVGINVDEIPQPHRLAERGW is encoded by the coding sequence ATGGCCGAGATGCTCAAGGGCGGCGTGATCATGGACGTGGTCACCCCCGAGCAGGCGAAGATCGCCGAGGACGCCGGCGCGGTGGCCGTGATGGCGCTGGAGCGGGTGCCGGCGGACATCCGTGCCCAGGGCGGCGTGTCCCGGATGAGCGACCCGGACATGATCGACGGCATCATCTCCGCCGTCTCGATCCCGGTGATGGCCAAGGCCCGGATCGGGCACTTCGTGGAGGCGCAGGTCCTCCAGGCGCTCGGCGTGGACTACGTCGACGAGTCCGAGGTGCTGACCCCGGCCGACTACGCCAACCACATCGACAAGTGGGCCTTCACGGTGCCGTTCGTGTGCGGCGCGACCAACCTGGGTGAGGCGCTGCGCCGGATCACCGAGGGCGCCGCCATGATCCGCTCGAAGGGCGAGGCGGGCACCGGGGACGTCTCCAACGCCACCACCCACATGCGGAAGATCCGGCAGGAGATCCGCCGGCTCCAGACGCTGCCGGCCGACGAGCTGTTCGTCGCGGCGAAGGAGCTCCAGGCCCCGTACGAGTTGGTCAAGGAGGTCGCCGAGCGCGGCAAGCTGCCGGTCGTGCTGTTCACCGCCGGTGGCATCGCCACTCCGGCGGACGCGGCCATGATGATGCAGCTCGGCGCCGAGGGCGTCTTCGTCGGCTCGGGCATCTTCAAGTCCGGCAACCCGGCCCAGCGGGCCGCCGCCATCGTCAAGGCGACCACGTTCCACGACGACCCGGACGTGCTGGCGAAGGTGTCCCGTGGGCTGGGCGAGGCGATGGTCGGCATCAACGTCGACGAGATCCCGCAGCCGCACCGCCTGGCCGAGCGCGGCTGGTGA
- a CDS encoding type IV secretory system conjugative DNA transfer family protein, whose product MSKLIIGRFLARHLDPESKSRSQFAPRRPSVTDARIRLGLREEHIIADDALGPVVASDDDSHLMTIAPTGAGKGRDVIIPNLLSYEGSVVVLDPKGENYDVTHAHRRDALGHEIVLLDPFGASNGSRADRGALNPFDVFAELGRDNEDAEEPEDFGRLLSDLLMGGEKSTVEPFWDEMAQLLIAGLTTHLITAEAEAEPTGASSLTLQKLRSRLFQSDLVMYLAEALDNDRDGRMPAGTRQEFQMLLGVDQQKTFPSIVVTAAQQLAPFSSRRTVEATDRTSFPLAHLVDPDRRISIYVVVPPHKLRTHQRLLRAWIGCLLYYVMNSRTINQSRLLFLIDEAAQLGRFSLLQDAITLLRGYGLRTWTFWQDLAQLTSIYKGVGETMINNSGVLQVFSPANFGAAAELSRRLGVNVGELLQLSPGEQVVAFKSEQPTRIQRFNHLTDPVLREWAAPNPRHH is encoded by the coding sequence GTGTCCAAGCTGATCATCGGACGCTTCCTGGCCCGCCACCTCGATCCGGAGTCGAAGTCGAGGAGCCAGTTCGCGCCGCGCCGACCGAGCGTCACCGACGCCCGGATCCGACTCGGCCTGCGCGAGGAACACATCATCGCGGACGACGCGCTGGGCCCGGTGGTCGCCTCGGACGACGACAGCCATCTCATGACCATCGCCCCCACCGGCGCCGGCAAGGGCCGCGACGTCATCATCCCGAACCTGCTCAGCTACGAGGGCTCGGTGGTGGTGCTCGACCCGAAGGGGGAGAACTACGACGTCACACACGCCCACCGGCGCGACGCGCTGGGCCACGAGATCGTGCTGCTCGATCCCTTCGGCGCCAGCAACGGCAGCCGAGCCGACCGCGGCGCCCTGAACCCCTTCGACGTGTTCGCCGAACTCGGTCGGGACAACGAGGACGCCGAAGAGCCGGAGGACTTCGGGCGGCTCCTGTCCGACCTGCTGATGGGGGGCGAGAAGTCGACAGTCGAGCCGTTCTGGGACGAGATGGCCCAGCTCCTGATCGCCGGGCTGACCACCCACCTGATCACCGCGGAGGCGGAGGCCGAACCGACGGGCGCCTCCTCGCTGACCCTCCAGAAGCTGCGCAGTCGGCTGTTCCAGAGCGACCTGGTGATGTATCTGGCCGAGGCGTTGGACAACGACCGGGACGGCCGGATGCCGGCCGGCACCCGGCAGGAGTTCCAGATGCTGCTCGGCGTCGATCAGCAGAAGACCTTCCCCAGCATCGTGGTCACCGCGGCCCAGCAGCTCGCGCCGTTCAGTTCCCGGCGGACGGTGGAGGCCACCGACCGCACCAGCTTTCCGCTCGCCCACCTGGTGGACCCGGACCGCCGGATCTCGATCTACGTGGTCGTTCCGCCGCACAAGCTCCGTACCCACCAACGCCTGCTCCGGGCGTGGATCGGTTGCCTGCTCTACTACGTGATGAACAGCCGGACGATCAACCAGTCGCGCCTGCTCTTCCTCATCGACGAGGCGGCGCAACTGGGCCGGTTCTCCCTGCTCCAGGACGCGATCACCCTGCTGCGCGGCTACGGGCTGCGCACCTGGACGTTCTGGCAGGACCTGGCGCAGCTCACCAGCATCTACAAGGGCGTCGGCGAAACGATGATCAACAACTCCGGCGTGCTCCAGGTGTTCAGCCCGGCGAACTTCGGCGCCGCCGCCGAGCTGTCCCGACGGCTCGGCGTCAACGTGGGCGAGCTGTTGCAGTTGTCCCCCGGCGAGCAGGTGGTCGCCTTCAAGAGCGAGCAGCCGACCCGGATACAACGCTTCAACCACCTCACCGACCCGGTGCTCCGGGAGTGGGCCGCACCCAATCCGCGACACCACTGA
- the pgsA gene encoding phosphatidylinositol phosphate synthase: protein MAKIFQVTARAGMTRVVEPIARGLLRAGVSPNAVTVTGTVGVLVGAFGFGARGHLVAGALIVTVFALTDLLDGTMARMSGGSTRFGAFLDSSMDRVADSAVFGAVAYWLATQQQYSGVAAALVCLAAGGLVSYVKARAEGLGMTCNVGIAERTERLLIVGVGGVLTGVGLDRALEVALWLLAAVSIFTVGQRMAHVYRQAQRVGAE from the coding sequence ATGGCGAAGATCTTCCAAGTGACGGCCCGAGCGGGCATGACCCGCGTCGTGGAGCCGATCGCGCGCGGATTGCTCCGCGCGGGCGTGTCCCCCAACGCGGTCACCGTGACCGGCACCGTCGGCGTGCTCGTCGGCGCGTTCGGCTTCGGCGCGCGCGGCCATCTGGTCGCCGGCGCGCTGATCGTCACGGTCTTCGCCCTCACCGACCTGCTCGACGGCACGATGGCGCGGATGAGCGGCGGCTCCACCCGGTTCGGGGCGTTCCTCGACTCGAGCATGGACCGGGTCGCCGACAGCGCGGTGTTCGGCGCGGTCGCCTACTGGCTGGCCACCCAGCAGCAGTACTCGGGCGTGGCCGCCGCGCTGGTCTGCCTGGCCGCCGGCGGCCTGGTCTCCTACGTGAAGGCCCGCGCCGAAGGGCTGGGCATGACGTGCAACGTGGGCATCGCCGAGCGCACCGAGCGGCTGCTCATCGTGGGCGTCGGCGGCGTGCTCACCGGTGTCGGGCTGGACCGGGCTCTGGAGGTCGCGCTCTGGCTGCTCGCCGCCGTCTCGATCTTCACGGTCGGGCAGCGGATGGCGCACGTGTACCGGCAGGCCCAGCGGGTCGGCGCGGAGTGA
- a CDS encoding CG0192-related protein, whose amino-acid sequence MALLHRAELRPSKLELLAEWLPGRPWFAGEAGAPVTRVAAYRFDDPAGEVGMETLLVRAGEGPVLQAPLTYRGAPLAGADRFLVGIVEHSVLGRRWVYDACGDPVYPPALAAAVFADAGQAEEYFEADGERQVRPPSMAVSGSRTDRALPAGPADEVVDADPTVIRVGGVELALVRRPTAADVRTGVPADVSAAGRLVGAWPGGDAPVLLAYAR is encoded by the coding sequence ATGGCCCTGCTGCACCGCGCGGAACTGCGCCCCTCGAAGTTGGAGTTGCTCGCCGAATGGCTGCCCGGCCGGCCCTGGTTCGCCGGTGAGGCCGGCGCGCCGGTCACCCGGGTGGCGGCCTACCGGTTCGACGACCCGGCCGGCGAGGTGGGCATGGAGACGCTGCTCGTGCGCGCCGGTGAAGGGCCGGTGCTCCAGGCGCCGCTCACCTACCGCGGCGCCCCGCTGGCCGGCGCGGACCGCTTCCTGGTCGGCATCGTGGAGCATTCGGTGCTCGGCCGCCGCTGGGTGTACGACGCCTGCGGCGACCCGGTGTACCCGCCGGCGCTGGCCGCCGCGGTGTTCGCCGACGCGGGCCAGGCGGAGGAGTACTTCGAGGCCGACGGCGAGCGGCAGGTGCGGCCCCCGAGCATGGCCGTGTCGGGCAGCCGCACCGACCGGGCGCTGCCGGCCGGCCCGGCCGACGAGGTGGTGGACGCCGACCCGACGGTGATCCGCGTGGGCGGGGTCGAGCTGGCCCTGGTCCGCCGGCCCACCGCGGCCGACGTGCGGACCGGTGTTCCGGCCGACGTGTCGGCGGCGGGGCGCCTCGTCGGCGCGTGGCCGGGCGGGGACGCGCCGGTGCTGCTGGCCTACGCCCGCTGA
- a CDS encoding aldo/keto reductase — MAVSTRSLGRSGIEVSALGMGCWAIGGPWAEGARPLGWGAVDDDESVRAVRRALDLGVTLFDTADTYGAGHGERVLGRALAGRRDEAVIATKWGYTFDERTRQATGENASPQYLRRAVVDSLRRLDTDRIDLYQLHLGDLPLPRAEALVGTLDELVADGLIRAYGWSTDRADRAAAFAQVAHGAAAVQHALSVLRDAPAMLAACDKHDLASLARGPLGMGLLTGKYTPESTLPRDDVRGLGSTWLEWFRSGRPAPEWLRRVGAVRDALTADGRTLAQGALGWIWARSDRAVPIPGARTVAQVQENAAALARGPLAPDHFAEVERQLAAVRSAARRDADRPHWPMPPVPTVRP; from the coding sequence ATGGCAGTCAGCACGCGGTCGCTCGGCCGCAGCGGCATCGAGGTGAGCGCGCTCGGCATGGGGTGCTGGGCGATCGGCGGCCCGTGGGCCGAGGGCGCGCGCCCGTTGGGCTGGGGCGCGGTCGACGACGACGAGTCGGTGCGGGCGGTCCGTCGTGCGCTCGACCTCGGGGTGACGCTCTTCGACACCGCCGACACGTACGGGGCCGGGCACGGCGAGCGGGTGCTCGGGCGGGCGCTCGCGGGCCGGCGCGACGAGGCGGTGATCGCCACCAAGTGGGGCTACACGTTCGACGAGCGCACCCGGCAGGCCACCGGGGAGAACGCCTCGCCACAGTACCTGCGCCGGGCGGTGGTCGACTCGCTGCGCCGGCTGGACACCGACCGGATCGACCTCTATCAGCTCCACCTCGGTGACCTGCCGCTGCCCCGGGCCGAGGCGCTGGTCGGCACGCTGGACGAGCTGGTGGCCGACGGCCTGATCCGGGCGTACGGGTGGAGCACCGACCGGGCCGACCGGGCCGCAGCCTTCGCCCAGGTCGCCCACGGTGCCGCCGCCGTGCAGCACGCGTTGTCCGTGCTGCGGGACGCCCCGGCCATGCTGGCCGCCTGCGACAAGCACGACCTGGCCAGCCTGGCCCGGGGGCCGCTCGGGATGGGGCTGCTCACCGGCAAGTACACGCCGGAGTCGACGCTGCCCCGCGACGACGTGCGCGGCCTCGGGTCGACCTGGCTGGAGTGGTTCCGCAGCGGCCGGCCGGCCCCGGAGTGGCTGCGTCGGGTGGGCGCGGTCCGGGACGCGCTCACCGCCGACGGCCGCACGCTGGCCCAGGGCGCGCTCGGCTGGATCTGGGCGCGCAGCGACCGGGCGGTCCCGATCCCCGGCGCCCGCACGGTCGCCCAGGTGCAGGAGAACGCCGCCGCGCTGGCCCGGGGTCCGCTCGCCCCGGACCACTTCGCCGAGGTCGAGCGGCAACTCGCGGCGGTACGCTCGGCCGCCCGCCGGGACGCCGACCGCCCCCACTGGCCGATGCCCCCCGTCCCCACCGTCCGCCCCTGA